A genomic stretch from Styela clava chromosome 5, kaStyClav1.hap1.2, whole genome shotgun sequence includes:
- the LOC144422790 gene encoding E3 ubiquitin-protein ligase DTX3L-like has translation MESKALKGLLLRKSSNIEAICAGVSYEAQEFTEYFPWDYDGDICYILLYQAFNAGLIFKIQEVGNRRGKIVWSDEFPHKTNKTGGPENNGYPDPNHTMKLEQALKAKGFKCDIWWDS, from the exons ATGGAAAGCAAAGCTTTGAAAGGTTTGTTATTGAGAAAAAGTTCGAATATAGAAGCCATTTGTGCA GGGGTTTCATATGAAGCTCAAGAATTCACTGAATATTTTCCATGGGATTATGATGGAGACATATGTTACATATTACTCTATCAAGCATTCAATGCAGGATTGATTTTCAAGATTCAGGAAGTTGGTAACAGAAGAGGAAAAATTGTTTGGAGCGATGAATTTCCTCACAAGACTAATAAAACTGGAGGACCTGAGAA caatggatatccAGATCCAAACCATACAATGAAACTGGAACAAGCATTGAAGGCAAAAGGATTCAAGTGTGATATATGG tGGGATAGTTGA